The stretch of DNA TAGCCTCAAGGGAACTTCCACCTTTCTCCATTCGAGTGACCCTAACTATTGCCTTTCCTCCTTGGTGGGCTAAACCTGCcatcctctctcctttctgtgaTGCCTCGGGCATCCCGACCTCTTGTTCCGAGTCGGTTTCCACATCGCCTCTTCAACTctggaggagaggagagggaaactTTTAGAGAGGGAAAGTGGAGGCTGAAAAACTTGGAACAGGGCGGGGTGACCGCTCGGCCGCCGTTTTTCTGCGAACACAGACGCACCACCGTGACGCCGTCCCTGTGCTATcaggctcctctctcgtATCTCGTTTTTAAAAAGTGAAAATAATGTTTCCGAGACACCTGGGCCTCTCgagcctctctcgttttcccccctccACGAGCCTCACCTCGAAAtgcccgccttctcttgctttccttctctccttgtaCCATCTCGAAACGCGTTCTCCTCCCCGTTCCCCTCCCGTACGAAAAACAACAGCGCAGTGCCTTCTGGAGTTCCACTCGATCAAACTGAACGGGATGcccctctgctgtctccgcagtctATTTCCCCTAGGCTCCACACTCCCCTCCGTGAACGCACGGTCTCCCGTGTGTCGCACTCGGATTCTCCCAcccatatgtatatatatatatatatatatatatagagagagagagagagaggtacgaagcatctctctgtccctccttcACGGTTCACACTGACCCTAGGTTCGCCCGTCagccgcttttctcttgaTTCCACGAGTCTCCGTCCCCGAGTCTCCGTCCACAtcccctcccccccgcccccTCCGTGAAAAAGACggcttcgcgttctcgcgtgTTCCAGGCTGTTCTGCGTTCATTCTTCTTCAGGCAGAAAAAGGTTGTACTTCCGGATGGCTTCCAGTTTCATCAGCatcgcttctccctcggggAGTTCGGCCACCATCCTGCCGGGTTTCCCACCAAAGACTGTGAACGAGGGGACGACTGTatcggcggcgaggacggtTCCGGGGAGGATCTTGCAGAAATCCTTCAAAATGCAGCGGTTGCCGACAACGCAGTCCGAGCCGATCTGGACGCAGGATCCGACGGCCACAGCGCGAAGGACTGCGTTCTTCCCCACAATGACGTAATCCCCGACGGTGAGAGGGACGTGGAGAGTTTGCCCTTTGGATCGGTACGAGCTCGGGTGGACGAGAACATTGTCGTCCAAATAGACGTATCTGCCGAAGCGCAAGGAGACCATATCGCCGCGCAAAAGCACGCCCTGAGACACCACAGAGCGGCCTGCCAGAGTGATGTTCTGAGACCCGAAGAGAAGAGTTCCGCGGCCCACCCGGTTTCCCGAAGCCGTGGTGATGTAATCGGCTCTCGGGTAGTGCACAGGCGGCTCCAGGGAGGGCGTGACGAAGCAGGAAAACGGCGTGTACGGTtgcgaaggcggcgggaTCACTTCGACGCCAGGCGGGAGATGAGAGAAGTCGTCTttcgacgaagacgcgagaacaAAGGCAGACACGGGAACCACCTGCGAATCGGCCAACTCCTCTGGAGACCCGCCAGGCTTCACAGACTCAACAGCCGCCCTCGGCTCGTGGCGCTGTTTCTCTGACGGCACAGACTGATTTTCGTTCTTGCGCGCACTGCCGGGAGAGTCGTCAGACAGTTCGAGGGCGACGCCTCCAGTGGAGACGTAGGAGCGGAAAGGAACGTGAGACGCAAACGTGACATATTCCTGACTGGTGTTCGACGCAGAAGAACTTCCCGTCCCACACGAGCCCTGCCGCTTTGTCCGCTTCACCATCTCTGTGCCTGCtccgggagaggcggaggcctcgctgcggagagacggTGTCCGTGCCATGCTCGAAAACGCTTGTGTCAAAGACTGTTTTCCCCCTGAGTCGTCCTGAGGAGAACCTTTcggttcttccttcttctctccaggtgAATCACgttgctcttccttcttctctacAGGTGAATCACgttgctcttccttcttctctacAGGTGAATCACgttgctcttccttcttctctacAGGTGAACCACgttgctcttccttcttctcgccaggtGAATCACgttgctcttccttcttctctacAGGTGAATCACgttgctcttccttcttctctacAGGTGAATCACgttgctcttccttcttctctacAGGTGAATCACgttgctcttccttcttctcgccaggtgaatcgccttcctcttccttcttctctacAGGTGAACCACgttgctcttccttcttctcgccaggtGAATCACgttgctcttccttcttctcgccaggtGAATCACgttgctcttccttcttctctacAGGTGAATCACCCtcatcttccttcttctctacAGGTGAATCACCCtcatcttccttcttctcgccaggtgaatcgcctccctcttccttcttctcgccaggtGAATCACgttgctcttccttcttctctacAGGTGAATCACCCtcatcttccttcttctcgccaggtgaatcgcctccctcttccttcttctctccaggtgaatcgccttcctcttccttcttctctccaggtgAATCACgttgctcttccttcttctctacAGGTGAATCACgttgctcttccttcttctctccaggtgaatcgccttcctcttccttcttctctccaggtgaattgcccttcttctcctgtgAAGTCGCGAGgccttcctgcgcctccccAGAGACCGAAGAATGAGGAGGTGCGTCAGGATTAGAAGACGGGGGATCCGCCATTGCGATGTTTTACGGGGGAGAACAGGCGGAGAGATCCGAAAAAGACGGCGATGCACCGGGACGCGTTCTtggaaaaaagaggcgaacTAGGAGGCAAGGAACGACGCAAATCTGGATggtgagaagagaaagaaacggagagaggaagagagctAAACGCAGGGGCggctctcctctgtctgtgCAGCACACGAGAGTGTCTCGCGGTTTGCCACGAAGGCAAGAGTGAGAAGGAAATACACCCGCACGGATTCTAGTGGAGAAAtgaagagaacagagacaccgagaaaaaagaagaaaacggatCGTGGTGCgcggcgcgtttcccgccAGCCGTTGGCCTTGTGCGTGTACCGCCGTGGACCCGCGATTCTCCAAAAGTTCTCTGGGCAGAAATTTCCTGCGCGGATCTAAAGAAGACGCATGTTGGAACGCAGCTGTGCGTGGCTTCCCTTCGAGCGCGTGTCTGCCGTTTTAGAATAGCGATTTACTGGTAGAAGCGTGGCGAGACTGGCGAGATCCacgcttctcctttcgctgTTTTTGAGAACCCAGACAGCAGCGCGACAGTGTCGGTGGACCTCCGGGATTCACCTCCTGCCTCAGGAAAGAACCGACcggggaaaaaaggacgaTTTCCATAACACATATCCATGTAAAAACATGAAAATACACCACGGAGATATAGAGAAAGACTTACACGGGGGAAAGTCGAGCGCTGCCTAGACCCGCCCCCATGACCGAAGCCACCACGGTTTTAAGAGGCCAAGACTCCAAATGATTTTGCCTTGTCCGGAAGGTTTCGCGTCCTAAAGCGAAGTTTTCCAAGATGTAAAATCGTCTGTGCGAAAACTCGCCACGCCAATCGatcttccctttttcctgcACATGCAGACCAGCTGAGGCCCCGGGAGAAAAGGTTGGACACAGTGTCGACCGCCTGCGAGTGGTGTGTGTCGAGAAAGCGCGCCCTGTAAAagtgtcttgtctctctgcgaagctgcagggagagaaacgcctttccctttctgccttGTTTTTTCCTGCCACAGGAACACCCCTTCTCGCGGCAGGCAAGCACTTCCTGGCGGAAAACCGTCTTGCGGAGatcggcgacgaggcgatcTCCGCAAGACGGTTTTCCGCCCCCGATATGTGCGCCAGGCTGTCGCGCACagctctctctgcatgcgcgtatAGGTTTGAGTGGTTTCTCACCAGtcaagcgcgagaaagaagggcgGTTTCGCTTTCACTTTTTTCGGGGGGGGACAGGGCGATTCAAACAGCGGGGACTCGTGAACAATGCGGCGGCCCGCGCTTTTCCAACGCTGATCTTCCCGCTCGCGACATCTTTCGCGCAAGAGCCGCATCTaggccgttcttctcgcgtttctcccaaAGCGCCTttcgtcgccgctgtcgagTCTCTCGGCCGGAGGACACAGACCCCGTGTCGTCGTctttcgcgctctcgcctcgtgtttttcctttccaaAAGTTTCCCCTGTATACGCGAGGAGGGCCGGCCTTTCGCTCCCCCGGCGGCCCCACACGCGAGAACTCGACTctcgagcgagagagaagagaggaaaagagagtcTTTGGATAAGTCGCGGCTGTTTGTTTagtcgtcgctttcctccccgGTTTTTCGCTCGTCCCCGGTTTTCCGCTCGTGTTTCGCTCAGGTTCCAGGCGGCCGCTGGTTTTTCGCTCGCAAGCCTCGACACTTGAGTCCAGCACCGTGTCTTCACGAAAGCCCGGTCGAAGACAACCCGAGTCTCTTTCCGCCTGCGGCCGTGAGACCGCTCCTGTTCGcgcggtcttcttcgtctcgcgacagaaaaacagccGGGTGTTCACTTCCAAGATGCGATGCCTGCGTGGGAAGTTGCTGCCGTTCTTCTGAAGCAGACAGCCGAAAACCGGACAGCAGGGGTTTCCGGGCGCGCAACGCTGGGGGAAAGGTGTCCTCAAACCCCGCTCCGTGTCCTTTCTCCGATGCAAACGACTTCTGGAACAGACGGGACAGCCGACGGAAGCAAATGGTGTATTCGGCAAGGAGAAAACCGAACATTGGCGGCGCTCTTCAATCCCACAGCCTGCAGGTTCTTCCCCTCTCAGCCTTGCGTTGTGCCGCTGCCTTGGAGGGGttcgtcctcggcgtctctgcctgtgtgtgtgtgcctcttctcccggtGTGCTCCTtggcttctctttccccctccaGGCCTGCACTTTCTACTCTTTCTGCTCTAAAGAGGTACATCCcacgtttccttttcctcgaaaAGTTcgtggcctctctctctttctgccctgactctctctcggcttccccCAAGTCTTCTCTGCGAGTCTGGCCTCCGCCTTCGATTTTTCTTGCCCGAAAACCATGGATACTCCCGGCGACCAGCTGCACAAGAGGCACCAACAGAGACACGGGAAatcggagaagaagaagaagaaccgaTTGAGGGGAAAAGATggaaagacagcagagaagcaaCACAACCCGCGGGCCTTCACCTTCAGCGGAGGTGTTGTCTCTGTTCAGAGGAAGGTTCAGCGTTCTCTCGATAAACTGGCATTgaaggaacgcgaagagaaaacagacaaaacTCCAGATATCCCGCCTCCCTACGTCGTGGTCGTTCAAGGCCCTCCCGGGGTaagcacgcatgcacaccttTTCTGCCTGCACGCATCTGCGTCGAAGTCGAG from Neospora caninum Liverpool complete genome, chromosome XI encodes:
- a CDS encoding putative dynactin p25 — its product is MADPPSSNPDAPPHSSVSGEAQEGLATSQEKKGNSPGEKKEEEGDSPGEKKEEQRDSPVEKKEEQRDSPGEKKEEEGDSPGEKKEEGGDSPGEKKEDEGDSPVEKKEEQRDSPGEKKEEGGDSPGEKKEDEGDSPVEKKEDEGDSPVEKKEEQRDSPGEKKEEQRDSPGEKKEEQRGSPVEKKEEEGDSPGEKKEEQRDSPVEKKEEQRDSPVEKKEEQRDSPVEKKEEQRDSPGEKKEEQRGSPVEKKEEQRDSPVEKKEEQRDSPVEKKEEQRDSPGEKKEEPKGSPQDDSGGKQSLTQAFSSMARTPSLRSEASASPGAGTEMVKRTKRQGSCGTGSSSASNTSQEYVTFASHVPFRSYVSTGGVALELSDDSPGSARKNENQSVPSEKQRHEPRAAVESVKPGGSPEELADSQVVPVSAFVLASSSKDDFSHLPPGVEVIPPPSQPYTPFSCFVTPSLEPPVHYPRADYITTASGNRVGRGTLLFGSQNITLAGRSVVSQGVLLRGDMVSLRFGRYVYLDDNVLVHPSSYRSKGQTLHVPLTVGDYVIVGKNAVLRAVAVGSCVQIGSDCVVGNRCILKDFCKILPGTVLAADTVVPSFTVFGGKPGRMVAELPEGEAMLMKLEAIRKYNLFLPEEE